A part of Primulina eburnea isolate SZY01 chromosome 10, ASM2296580v1, whole genome shotgun sequence genomic DNA contains:
- the LOC140803467 gene encoding uncharacterized protein isoform X1, giving the protein MASNDQQINYNAGEAKGQAQEKIGHGVDAVKDHAEGTKENTGNLFTSAKDKVFETAQAAKDNVFGAGQATWDKAGETTLAAKDKVTGAGQATWDKAGETTEAAKDKVTGAGQTTKDKTCETTEAAKDKVTGAGQATRDKTSETTEAAKEKVSGAGQATKDKASETTDYAKDKTSGAAHATRDRTSEAAESGKESAEAGKEKGGNIIQKTADALKNTFGVGGDQ; this is encoded by the exons ATGGCATCCAACGACCAGCAGATCAACTACAACGCCGGTGAAGCCAAGGGTCAGGCTCAG GAGAAGATTGGACATGGAGTCGACGCTGTGAAGGACCACGCCGAGGGAACCAAGGAGAACACCGGAAACTTGTTCACCTCCGCCAAAGACAAGGTTTTTGAAACCGCACAAGCCGCCAAGGACAACGTGTTCGGCGCAGGCCAAGCTACCTGGGACAAGGCCGGCGAAACTACACTAGCCGCCAAGGACAAGGTGACCGGCGCAGGCCAAGCCACCTGGGACAAGGCAGGTGAAACTACGGAAGCCGCCAAGGACAAGGTGACCGGCGCTGGCCAAACCACCAAGGACAAGACCTGTGAAACTACGGAAGCCGCCAAGGACAAGGTAACCGGCGCAGGCCAAGCCACCAGGGACAAGACAAGTGAAACTACAGAAGCCGCCAAAGAGAAGGTGAGCGGCGCAGGCCAAGCCACCAAGGACAAGGCTTCCGAGACCACAGATTACGCCAAGGATAAGACCAGCGGAGCAGCTCATGCCACCAGGGATCGAACGTCGGAAGCGGCTGAATCCGGCAAGGAATCAGCCGAAGCCGGCAAGGAGAAGGGCGGCAACATCATTCAGAAAACCGCGGATGCATTGAAGAATACTTTCGGCGTGGGGGGCGACCAGTAA
- the LOC140803467 gene encoding uncharacterized protein isoform X2, which translates to MASNDQINYNAGEAKGQAKEKIGHGVDAVKDHAEGTKENTGNLFTSAKDKVFETAQAAKDNVFGAGQATWDKAGETTLAAKDKVTGAGQATWDKAGETTEAAKDKVTGAGQTTKDKTCETTEAAKDKVTGAGQATRDKTSETTEAAKEKVSGAGQATKDKASETTDYAKDKTSGAAHATRDRTSEAAESGKESAEAGKEKGGNIIQKTADALKNTFGVGGDQ; encoded by the coding sequence GAGAAGATTGGACATGGAGTCGACGCTGTGAAGGACCACGCCGAGGGAACCAAGGAGAACACCGGAAACTTGTTCACCTCCGCCAAAGACAAGGTTTTTGAAACCGCACAAGCCGCCAAGGACAACGTGTTCGGCGCAGGCCAAGCTACCTGGGACAAGGCCGGCGAAACTACACTAGCCGCCAAGGACAAGGTGACCGGCGCAGGCCAAGCCACCTGGGACAAGGCAGGTGAAACTACGGAAGCCGCCAAGGACAAGGTGACCGGCGCTGGCCAAACCACCAAGGACAAGACCTGTGAAACTACGGAAGCCGCCAAGGACAAGGTAACCGGCGCAGGCCAAGCCACCAGGGACAAGACAAGTGAAACTACAGAAGCCGCCAAAGAGAAGGTGAGCGGCGCAGGCCAAGCCACCAAGGACAAGGCTTCCGAGACCACAGATTACGCCAAGGATAAGACCAGCGGAGCAGCTCATGCCACCAGGGATCGAACGTCGGAAGCGGCTGAATCCGGCAAGGAATCAGCCGAAGCCGGCAAGGAGAAGGGCGGCAACATCATTCAGAAAACCGCGGATGCATTGAAGAATACTTTCGGCGTGGGGGGCGACCAGTAA